The following proteins are co-located in the Spinactinospora alkalitolerans genome:
- a CDS encoding ROK family transcriptional regulator, whose translation MTEDALTPPGTARSSAARVPSAAGAAFPGAGMLLHLLRDGRPRTRSELAGVTGLARSTVTQRVDALLASGLIGPAGEAASTGGRPPATFAFMPSARVVLAADLGATYARLGLTDMAGQVLAETRADLDIARGPEEVLDWVVRNGRELLEEAGRSRADLLGVGIGLPGPVEHSTGRAVNPPIMPGWDGFDVPGHVEERLAGPVLVDNDVNIMALGEHFAQWSDTGHLMFVKVATGIGCGIISDGGVYRGAKGAAGDMGHIQVPRGAGRACQCGNTGCLEAVASGSAIAAELSARGVDARTALDVVELARSGSVPALHSLRQAGRDIGEVLAASVNMLNPSIIIIGGSLALAGDHLLAGVREVIYQRSLPLATEDLRIVSSRVGERAGVIGAAVMVVEHGLSPERVDALVAGA comes from the coding sequence GTGACAGAAGACGCGTTGACGCCACCGGGGACGGCCCGGTCCTCCGCCGCGCGCGTGCCCTCCGCCGCGGGGGCGGCGTTCCCCGGCGCGGGGATGCTGCTGCACCTGCTGCGGGACGGCCGGCCGCGCACGCGCTCCGAACTCGCGGGGGTCACCGGCCTGGCCCGCTCCACCGTCACCCAGCGCGTGGACGCGCTGCTGGCCAGCGGGCTCATCGGCCCGGCGGGCGAGGCGGCCTCGACCGGGGGGCGTCCCCCCGCGACCTTCGCCTTCATGCCGTCGGCGCGCGTGGTCCTCGCCGCCGACCTCGGCGCCACCTACGCCCGGCTCGGCCTCACCGACATGGCCGGGCAGGTGCTCGCCGAGACGCGGGCCGACCTCGACATCGCGCGCGGGCCGGAGGAGGTCCTCGACTGGGTCGTGCGCAACGGCCGCGAGCTGCTGGAGGAGGCCGGCCGCAGCCGGGCCGACCTGCTGGGCGTGGGAATCGGCCTGCCCGGGCCGGTCGAGCACTCCACCGGCAGGGCGGTCAACCCGCCGATCATGCCGGGCTGGGACGGCTTCGACGTCCCCGGCCACGTCGAGGAGCGCCTCGCAGGCCCCGTCCTGGTGGACAACGACGTCAACATCATGGCGCTGGGCGAGCACTTCGCCCAGTGGAGCGACACCGGCCACCTGATGTTCGTGAAGGTCGCGACCGGGATCGGCTGCGGCATCATCAGCGACGGCGGCGTCTACCGCGGCGCGAAGGGCGCCGCAGGGGACATGGGCCACATCCAGGTGCCGCGCGGCGCGGGGCGCGCCTGCCAGTGCGGCAACACCGGCTGCCTGGAGGCGGTGGCCAGCGGCTCCGCCATCGCGGCCGAGCTCTCCGCACGGGGCGTCGACGCCCGCACAGCCCTTGACGTGGTGGAACTCGCCCGCTCGGGTTCGGTGCCCGCCCTGCACTCGCTGCGCCAGGCCGGGCGCGACATCGGGGAGGTCCTCGCGGCCTCCGTCAACATGCTCAACCCGTCCATCATCATCATCGGCGGCTCGCTCGCGCTGGCCGGCGACCACCTGCTCGCAGGCGTGCGCGAGGTGATCTACCAGCGCTCGCTGCCGCTGGCGACCGAGGACCTGCGGATCGTCTCCTCACGGGTGGGCGAGCGCGCCGGCGTCATCGGCGCCGCCGTCATGGTCGTCGAACACGGCCTCAGCCCCGAGCGCGTGGACGCCCTCGTCGCCGGCGCGTGA
- a CDS encoding GntR family transcriptional regulator, whose amino-acid sequence MPIERVAAPTKSEIAYTALRDAIRTGELAPGERLLLQDLAGRLGMSLTPVRDALRLLAAHGLIEHRANYGAVVSQCTPERAEEIYRLRMLLEPMATELAAERASAEQLAAMGRALDVLDEAVGQGRENEVTVLNARFHHEIYTAADSDYLIEFVDRLWNGVPYQAISLAGRVHDSAAQHRAIMAALRERDGAAAAGLMRAHIAEAAEHTLRQLTDTDRGSR is encoded by the coding sequence ATGCCGATTGAGCGCGTGGCGGCCCCCACCAAGTCCGAGATCGCCTACACCGCGCTGCGCGACGCGATCCGCACGGGAGAACTGGCGCCCGGTGAGCGCCTGCTGCTGCAGGACCTGGCCGGCCGGCTCGGCATGAGCCTCACCCCGGTCCGCGACGCGCTGCGGCTGCTGGCCGCGCACGGCCTGATCGAGCACCGGGCCAACTACGGGGCCGTGGTCAGCCAGTGCACCCCGGAGCGGGCCGAGGAGATCTACCGGCTGCGCATGCTCCTCGAACCCATGGCGACCGAACTCGCGGCGGAGCGCGCGAGCGCGGAGCAGTTGGCGGCCATGGGGCGCGCGCTCGACGTCCTCGACGAGGCGGTCGGCCAGGGGCGCGAGAACGAGGTGACCGTGCTCAACGCCCGCTTCCACCACGAGATCTACACCGCCGCCGACTCCGACTACCTGATCGAGTTCGTCGACCGGCTCTGGAACGGCGTCCCCTACCAGGCCATCAGCCTGGCGGGCCGGGTGCACGACTCCGCGGCGCAGCACCGGGCGATCATGGCCGCGCTGCGCGAGCGCGACGGCGCCGCCGCGGCCGGGCTCATGCGCGCGCACATCGCCGAGGCCGCGGAGCACACCCTGCGCCAGCTCACCGACACCGACCGGGGGAGCCGCTGA
- a CDS encoding Gfo/Idh/MocA family protein, with protein MSHTTESNAPSNRGADRLNNGYRAAVIGTGFMGRVHARAIRVAGGRVVGVAASTPEKARDALGPLGAERAFTDTAELMASDDVDVIHVCTPNHLHAPLSLAAIAAGKHVVCEKPLSTDAATAARMAEAAAGAHRVATVPFVYRFHPMVREAREQVRSGAVGRLALAHGSYLQDWLLRPGDDNWRVDADLGGATRAFGDIGSHWCDLLEFVTGDRITRLSAQTSTVNGSRGTGAGRPVDTEDLATLQFATRGGLIGASVISQVSAGRKNRLLLEISGSEMTLSFDQEQPELLWQGGRERSGLLVRDPETLSPAAGRLARVPAGHAQGYQDCFDAFIADTRDAIAGAAPDGLPTFTDGLRAAHLAEAVLTSAREQAWVEVGE; from the coding sequence GTGAGCCATACCACAGAATCGAACGCGCCGTCGAATCGCGGCGCCGACAGGCTCAACAACGGCTACCGCGCCGCGGTCATCGGCACCGGTTTCATGGGCCGGGTGCACGCCCGGGCCATCCGGGTCGCCGGTGGCCGGGTGGTCGGAGTCGCCGCATCCACCCCGGAGAAGGCCCGCGACGCGCTGGGGCCGCTCGGCGCCGAACGCGCCTTCACCGACACCGCCGAACTCATGGCCAGCGACGACGTCGACGTCATCCACGTGTGCACCCCCAACCACCTGCACGCTCCGCTCTCCCTCGCCGCGATCGCGGCGGGCAAGCACGTGGTGTGCGAGAAGCCGCTCTCCACCGACGCCGCCACCGCGGCACGGATGGCCGAGGCCGCGGCCGGCGCCCACCGCGTCGCGACGGTGCCGTTCGTCTACCGCTTCCACCCGATGGTCCGCGAGGCCCGCGAGCAGGTCCGGTCCGGAGCCGTCGGCCGCCTCGCCCTGGCCCACGGCAGCTACCTGCAGGACTGGCTGCTGCGCCCCGGCGACGACAACTGGCGCGTCGACGCCGACCTGGGCGGCGCCACCCGCGCCTTCGGCGACATCGGCTCGCACTGGTGCGACCTGCTGGAGTTCGTCACCGGCGACCGCATCACCCGCCTGTCGGCCCAGACCTCCACCGTCAACGGCAGCCGCGGCACCGGCGCCGGCCGCCCGGTCGACACCGAGGACCTGGCCACCCTGCAGTTCGCCACGCGCGGCGGCCTGATCGGCGCCTCGGTCATCAGCCAGGTGTCGGCCGGCCGCAAGAACCGGCTGCTGCTGGAGATCTCCGGATCGGAGATGACCCTCTCCTTCGACCAGGAGCAGCCCGAGCTGCTCTGGCAGGGCGGCCGCGAACGGAGCGGGCTGCTGGTGCGCGACCCCGAGACGCTGAGCCCCGCCGCGGGCCGGCTGGCCCGGGTGCCCGCCGGCCACGCCCAGGGCTACCAGGACTGCTTCGACGCCTTCATCGCCGACACCCGCGACGCCATCGCCGGAGCCGCCCCCGACGGGCTGCCGACGTTCACCGACGGGCTGCGGGCGGCCCACCTGGCCGAGGCCGTGCTGACCTCGGCGCGGGAGCAGGCGTGGGTGGAGGTCGGCGAGTGA